The Calliopsis andreniformis isolate RMS-2024a chromosome 5, iyCalAndr_principal, whole genome shotgun sequence nucleotide sequence CTCGATTCCCTTTTTTCGCCTTGCATATCGATCTGATTGTCTAACCAATTTCACTTTTGCTCTTTTGCAGATCGCACGCAGGGTGTCTCTCTGTGGTTACCCTTCCAAACTGCCGCTGGCACCGTCACATCGTTGTACAAAGGTGCGTGTACTTCGTTTCTCTTGTCAACAATGCGAGCGAGATAAACCTTCCTGCTCTCTCTCACTCTCAAGCATTTTCCTTGCCTCAATGTCGACCTTTCTTCGTCGCTTTTTCCCCCACCCCTGGACCCTCGCCCCCGCCACTTGGGCATCCTTTTGTGCAACCGTCACTCATTTGCACTATTAATGTGTGTGTCTTGTGTGGATGTGTGCGGCGGAACGCTTTGCACAGCTGACCAATACTGAAGGTCAGCTGCGAATTAATGTGAATTTTTTAGAGTATTACGAATGTTTGTGAAGAAAAGTAAACTCTTATAGTTTATAAATaattctgttgtattcataGATAATCTTGTAACTATGTAATAATTAATGTTACTGATTAATTTTTGCTGATTGTGTTTACTTTAGAAATTAATATTATCCTATGCACTActcgaagaactgttacatacaAGTATAATTAAATGAATTTCAATGCTATAAATTAATggcaattatatttttatatgagaATATATACcttatgtattattattgaaagATGACAAATTTTATGTAGATTGAATTCTTATTAAAGAAGTATtgaatgaaaattaagattgcggTAAGGTATCAAATTGTCCTAAAACATTGCACAAGAGTTAATATTTCTGTTACTCTAGCTAAGTTTAGAAGTAACATCGCATTGTTATgtttctatatatttgtattttattttgtttcaatAATTTTTGTTATAAGTATTGAAAGAAACCTATCATTTTTGTTTAGTAAGTAATTTACTAAAATTATTGGAGAGAAATAAAGTCTTAggatttataaataattttgttgTATTGATAGATACAATATTATACTataatattgtattgtattgtaatGACTAATGTTAATGATCAGTAGACTGGATTTTCATGTATTCATGGAAAATTTAAGTATGCAGAAAGGTAcaaaatatgcaaaaatatggAAAAGATCAAAAGTAAagaatatattgtatttggaaattgaaacgaatttttaatttattttcgtTGTTTCGTTATTTTAATAGTATCAATGAAGATTTcaatttgtataaatattcaTGTTCTActaattgataattgcaaatattgcattTGTTAATTTTGTGTAACTTAGAAATTGATATTGATATTTTATCGTTAATTAATTTAGGAATGACACTGCATTCTTATGTTTAGATTGTTTACTTGTATTTTACTTTATTTGAATGATTATTGTTGTCATGAATAGTGAGAGTTGAAACTTATCATTTTTGTTTGATAAGGTATTTTGGTCAGATTTTTATGAAGGAGAATAGTAGTAAACCTAGAGTTTATCGATAGATGATTTTATAGCTATGTAGTAACTAGATTGCAggtatttatgtatttatagGAAGTTTAAATGTTGAAACAAATACAGAATGCActtaatatgcaaaaatatacatataaaatatcCAAAATAATGTACACATTATACTAAAAGAATGAAGTAGGGTTGTATTTAGGTTTCAGGTGATTAGTTCAGTTTTTGAAAAcatgaatttgcataaacttCCATAGTCTAATAGTGACTAATGTTAACAATCAATATTTGCAAATATTATATTTGGCATTTGCTAATTGTGTTTGGCTTGGGAATTTATGTTGATATTTCTGTTAGTATTGCTTGTAAATTAGGAGTAACACTGTGTATTCCTATATTTGAATTTCTTCTCTGTATTTTACCTCATTTGAATAATTATAGTTGTCATAAATCTCAAGAGTTAGAAACCATTAGTTTTGTTTAAAACTTAATTTTTGATAcattttgtattaattttgtattaataCTATGTCTGTCTGTACACCCTTAATAAAATTGTCTCAAGGTATCTTCAACAAGATTTTTAAGTTTATATTGATATATAGAGTCTccacttattaatattataactTAAGAAAAGTCGATTCTTAATGAAAAATTAGttgaatataattaaataatatttcagtGAATATCAGTGTTCTTAAGTCTCTttacattattaataaaatagtaAATAGTTGCAAATATTTTCTTAATGGTTTAATGTACtgtataaataattatataaaataatttgtatATAGTTGTATTTCTAATTATAATTAACATCTTAATAGATTCAGTGGACAGTATGCGCAGATGTAGTGAATTAGGTACAGAAGTGGGTCGACAAAAACGTAGTAAGGAAATAATGAATTGGGCAAGGAAAAGGAGGCGTATGATCCGCAGAGAAGACTTATTAGCATATCTTGCTGGAAAACCACCACCGCCTCGACCACATTCACATAGGTAAATACTTTGTTACATTTTTACTAAGTAAACAAATgcgttattattaatattttttataataaataattttgataGCTTAGAAATGTTCTCTTAGTATTTTTATCATACATAAGTGTAATTGTTAATGTAATATTAGTGTTACTATTGCAGAATTTAAATGTAGTATAATTAAGAATTTATGAATAAATATGTTCAAATGTATCACTGATATATTTTCAGAAGTTCACCTAAGCCAAGAATGATGGTGTGTGGTTCGCCTCCTTCGCAAAGTTCAACACCAAGTATGGTTGTTGCACCAACACCAACACCTGGTAATGATCCTGATCCTGAGTTACACACATTTAGGGAAGCAATTGCATTATCTGGTAAGAATTTTTTTGTGTTCCTAATCGTGTATGTAAGCATTATGTATAGACTGCTACATATAGTATTTGAAAGTTAAATATAATCAAACTGTATCAATGTATTCTATGACTACAAGTGATGTGATACAATGTTAGGTAGATACAAAGTATGTAAGTTACTAAATTCAATATTTCAACAATATTAAAATTACATTAAAAATGGTGAATAGAACTTTAAAATGGAAAGTCACTATTGTGTTCATGCTACATATTTCTATTATAAATTTTGTTTAAGCATTTTCAGATTTGTGCTTATATaacatttatttcttatttctgtttataaaatatattgatACAGTTTATTTGTTTAACTTTGAGTTCCTATATAAATGATCAGTAATACTTCTTAGTTTTCATatgttatatatttttataattatgtgtATTTATAATGAATTTATTCTTGCTTTGATTTACTTACCACTTCCTTgaattaatgaaaatattttaataattggaTAGGCTCACCAATGTCTCGACGTACTGGAAGGCAAGCCGAATTGTCAGCCTTTATTACTAGCGAATTCGCTCGGCATCACAAACGACCTGCTTCGCATGATGTGGATATGGGATCTCCCACGCACAAACGTTCGCGTTTCATGTAACAGCACGCGATGTGTAAAGTAGCTTCACTCCCTTGTTCCCTTTTAATTAATCAATTGATCAGTTAATTATTAACGATTCAACTTCTCTACATAGGTCCTGGTTAAACAATCATTTGAAGAAGATGGCAGTGGTTTGCATTGTTATATAGAACACGTTCGTATATTTCGAATATCTTAGTCTATTGTGTCTCGCTATTGGTGACTGTAATTGTATTTTTCAAGTCTGGTATTAATCTTTAGTAAAGTAATTCATTTAACTccagaaaataattaattatagcGTCAAAATTATCGCCACAATTTGAGAGAATGATATCTTAATAGTATTTCAAGTTGCGACACAAAGACAGATTACCTCTCTACGCTagagttttttaaaaaaattatttatttatttatttctgttaGTGGCGAGATAATACAAACGTGTTTCGAGGCATAATTTCATTGTTTTATGTACAAAAAGTCTGTATACATGATCATTAGTTTATCGATCCATAAACCGAGAGTATCGAAGCCTTCTATGATTGGACCGCTCTGAGTTTAACTCCACAAGCTTCATCATTTCTTAAATTTCAGTTTCATTTGTTGTTATAGCCTCTCCTTCCGGGGTCGCTGTAAGTAAAACACTGATTATCTATTGGGCAAGTACTACGGAGAATCTATTGAACAAATAGCTCTTGTGTGGATGGAAGCATTTCCGTTATTTGTCCATTTTCTGTGGTTCCTGTACAATGGATAATCAATATCTTCCAGATGTATACGTAAGAAGAAGAGCCTATAGCAAATGTGTAAGTAGAGTTAAGAAATGGTGGTTGTAGGGATAAACAACGAGCCAAGAAAAATGGAAGGTTCATTCCTTGTCTTCGAGCGATCCGACCTTAGATGCACTATGAAATGTTAAAAGCTGCAATTAATATATTTTACACATAACCGGTGTGTACGTTAAAATATGCAGCTAATCGTGATATTTTTCAGCCGTTTTATGATGTAATATAACATGTTCAAATCGAATGTTGACAAGTGGTGAAATGATAATTTAATATGCTATAACTATATTATTATTCGTGATCTTAATTTGATGGTAACAGGGGACAGGGAGAGGACGATTGTAGAATATTCTTTAATAATCCAAAGGATCGCTTAGCCCCCTGATTATaatgttgttatgattattaagtgaTCATAGGTGATTGATATTTGGAGGCTTTTATCAATAAAAagatcattttatacggtttttGTTGGCAATAAAAAAGATTGAACGATCGGAGAAAGGATAAAAATATTGGTAATGAAAAAATTGCGTTGATAAATTGTTCGGTTTCTGTACTGTATAAATTCTATTTATCATTTATAAGCAAGGGATCTACATTTTCTCTTATACGACCTCTATATGTAGAGCAACCATAAAACTGTCTTTTAGATAATATATTTGTTTTCTGTAATCCTCTCGTTTGTAATTTTATATCTACTTTAACATGTACATTCATGTGCGATCCCTTGGAAGGAATCGAAAAAGGTTTGTTTACCTACCGCAACGTTTCTCGTGTCACATTCACGCTAAGGTCTCAAATAACATAAGGTCGAGTTCAGAAGGAAAGTTCGAAGAAAATATTGAACAAGACAAGCGAGAGATATTCGCGCTTATTCTTTCCATATATGTCGCGGATGCTCATTGTGTAACTATTGATAAAGTTCTTAAATAGACTTCGTGTAGCTATAAATCTCAAACGAGTTAGGATAAGCAGTGCTTATATCAAACAGAATCGATGGATGGAATAAACGGACCGGTGGGAAGGATTTATTTGTAAAAAGTCTCTTCCAATTTTTAAGTATTCAATGtcaattgaatagtgatgaaagGTCATGATAGCGTAATGTTGATTTATTTTTTGTAACGTATATGCTAAGGGGTAAAGGGCTGAAAATTTGTGTTAAAATGTATCTCGGACAACGTCTGCACAGACAGTTTATGCAAAGGGATCTGCTTTTCCACGACTGCTAATATGGACCTAATCGATGAGTAAGCTTTCCGTCTTTGATGTAGCCATTGTCAGGGAGACACAGCTCTttcctatacatatatgtatatatatatacacaaacacacacatatatatatatattgtatctgtGTACATATACGTACGTATTTTATAAGGAGCATTATGTTCAAAGACTTGTACTGGACTGATTTATCGCTCCGTGTTTAACATTACTGTAAATGTATGTTATGTTTAGGCGTTGTGTTTCGTGCCTCTTCTATCTGAATTTCGAAGATTATTACAAGTTACAGGAAATTCAGGAATGTTTTAATTCATCAAACTGCCGACAAATTTatttaagaataaaattcaattatctTACGATAAACATTCCCAATTTCCTTTCATTTGTTCTTCGAAAGTCATTTAGAAGTGAATTTGCTTTCTATTCGTTCTCTTCTTCTCAGTATCGTTCGAACACCGTTCCGTAGGCAAGCAGAAATTATTGTTCCGTTGTAAATATAGTGTACGTTTATAATTGATAACGATAAACGATAGCCTTAGGTCTATTGCTAATACTATTACCAATTATTAATACTGACAACTATGCGATAgctttaataatatttatcatacgaTCGGCAGTTAATAAAACTCGAAGGACTCCATTTGACTCTACTTTCCTGACCAGTTTGGCAATGCAGGGTCATATTTCTGAAAGTTCTAAAAGTTCCATTCCAACGAAATGCAAATTACAATATTGAGGACTATCCTTGCACGGGAGAAACGTAGTTATCAGTAGTCTTCTTTTAGatcttatattttttttaaagggCTGTAGATTCTTTACAGTACctttttgaaaataatttcttcTTTGATAAGTGTTTCACTGATAATGAATCTTTCGTACAAAGGTAGTCTCGGCATAAAAGAATGAAAACGCATAGAAGAAAGTAACATGCTGAAGATGCCATATTTaggaatattttattaataaggAACCAGATACTCTACTCGATTATTGAGTCATTTTGTACAGATATTGTCCTGTTTCTTTTTGTCTtaacgggggggggggggggggggggggggggggggggctgtTTGAATACTCGCAAGATTCTGTCGACATAATTGATATTTTTCTGGATTGCATAATGCAAAATTAACCATGCACGTCAGTAAACACTTCGAGGTCAGTAAACAGAGTTTTCCCACATACATAAAGAGCTTTCCTTTTCTCATACGGAAGTTAATCTTGTTAACAATCTGTGCTGTATCTCACAAagagataaaatattttttcttttgtatATGCAGTCAATGCAGGATATCGTTGCGCATCGTTTAGAAagtaaataattttgttttattttgttcatattatttaaaataaaacattCTGTAAATCAATACGTTTCGCAAGTGAAAGTTAGAGATAATGAATCAATAGGAAAAATATGAATAGCATGTCTTTTATAAGAAACTTAGATTTTACGTCAGGAAGTAATTCTGTTGTGAATCAGTGAGACTTCTGTCTGTTTTTGAAGAGATGCGTAATCTGTACTTGCTGCCAAAAAGAGTTTCCAATGAAAAAGTGGCCACTATAAAAAACCGACTGTTGTGTATCCATATAGAAATAGACAAACGTAGTTTTATAGGGCTCTGAAATTAATCGATTAATAATAAAAGGCAAATTGAATAGtccatttttatattaataaatcGATAGTTGTTTAAAGTAACAATTGGATAAGTTGAACAgatatgaaatatttattgaTCCATTAATCGATTAATCATACAGCCTTAGTAAATGAGAGATCGCGAGGAAATCACTTCTATACCATATCTTTTTCACAGTAATGTAGTTCGTACAGCTGTTCATATAGGTGCATAGAAATATGCGTACGTGTGACGAGCACGGAGCACCAACAAATTTTCTACGAGCCTTTTTTCGTTCTAATGCACCTTTATCGCAACGCGATATTATTCTTGTGTATCTACAAGCGTACCATCGTATTCTCTACTTGCATGAACACAGAAGAGCCGTGATACGACATGAAAGATGTTTATGTTTGCGGTTAGGCGAGAAATGGTGCTGTTATTTTTTGCAAACATAAGAAGCTTCTATATTTTTGCGTCTCTTGTTTGTAAGATAATCATttacaaataaaattacaagGAAAACAAATGTTATCGTTATTACCTATTTCTTATACACAGATTGCGGTTAAATCGTTAAAAAACGATGTCGTACTGCATAGACTGCACGAAGTGTTAATTATCATATTTACATATTCTACCTTTAGTTTGTACAGTTTGTATAAAGTTTATCGCACTTGAATAACATTTGAATAATAGAAACTTGAATCTTGTGTTTTTCTATTGCTTATTGTACTTATAAAGAAACATATTTTGTTAAATCGACATTTATACATTTTCATTTACATTCGTAGACTTAGCGTACATTCTATTCTACTATTTTAAAGCACCATACAAAAAAcgagaattaagaattaagaattattatattattgcaCGCCTTCATTTATCATAGTGAACGATTTACATTTTTATGGCGACAATAATTCAAATCAGTTTTATTACAAAAGTAAACAAATATTTGTACAGTCTATTGAAATAAATGGCTAAAAATGTCACATATTTCATTCATTTACGTAGTCTAATCATAACAAAAAATTTGATTCAAAATATGAAGATGGGTCAATATGTTCGCGAAATGACGGATTTAGAGAAGAATAAATAaagtaaaattaagaataattttTTTAGTGCCTTAAGAAACCTTGTTAAATTATGTAACAAGTGTATTCGGATGAAGGCACTACCTACTaaatattactttttattttgCACATTCTGTATTCCACGTATATATTAGTCCATCTTCGTAGAATATATTATTTTGTGCTTATTAGTCCAATTTCAATCAAATGTatgtatatttaatttatataattgtTTTTCTACTACGAACTATAATCCAAACGCaaatgttaatatttttatGGCTTTTTTATCATTCTTCTATATACAAGCTATTTTCATGTTAAACGttgtttatataatattttattaatgatTTAGGCACTTTATCAGACAATATCAGGATATTTTAAAACTTCTTCAGGTTTCTTTATACTAATACTAAAACTTTATAGTCTGCTGTCCTTAATAATGTTTTCCGGTGCATCCAATGCCTTTCTCCGGTTCGCTATCGCATTTACCAACTTCCTTTTAGGTCCAAGCGGAAGTTTCAAGGCCGCAATGTCAGCTTCGGTTAATAACATTAAAGCTTCCAGATCAATCTGTTCTGATTCTAAAATGGGATGTATGGACGATAGATTATTGGCAACTAAGAATCTCTGTAAGGGTGTCCATTCTTCGCCactttcctcttcttcttcttcctcttctacaATTATAAATCCTATctttattacaaattttaagCTCAAATTAAAATTGGAATTTGATGATTTTTGGCAAGAATTCAATTCACATAAAATTCGCTGATTTTTATATAAATAGTAACTATTTTAATTGATAATAATGAACATTATAATTGCTTATTATATAGTCCGAGATCCATATTATGAACAGTACACAAGCAAACAACAGTTTTCTATGTATTATGTTtttcaaaattatgaaaaattttaattgaaaaataatGAACAGATCTGATAATATTATTAGAAATCACTGTTAAAATTGTTCTGGTCCACAAATGGGTTATATGAACGTattaaacttttatattttagaTTCTACATAGTCGAATCATAAGCCACTTACTGAATTTATAATTATAGAGTATAATTGAGCAACAACATTCGATAAAATTATGTAGACTTTCCTAAGatgataaaatcattatttaccTGAAAGTAAATCGTCATCCCACATACTTTGCCTTCGTGCTAGGCTACCTGCGCTGCCTAAGCTGATTTCTTCATTATGCCCATTTGAACTGGACCTGTGACCATTTAAAGATCCGTTTAAAGAGCCATTCATGCAAGAGTTACCGTTTTGTTGATGCGCTTCCACTTGCGAGATTGGTAGATTTTCGAAAGTAGTTATctgaaattgaaaaataaaaatattttctcaaGTTAGTTTAAATAAATGTCAAATTATGTTTTAGAATGATTAATATAAATCATTATTAGGAGTATACGAGAGTCCAACTTTATATTTGGGTGCTCGAAAGTTACTAAGTTTTGGTATCTTGAGTTCGACCCGATCCGATTTCAATTTCAGGTACCCAAAAGTTACAGATAACCGAACATTGAATATTTTCGTGTCCCAATTCGATCCGACCTGAGTCAGGTACCCGCGAACATCTACATAATTATTATATTAGGATATTCCTTAAAAAGTGTCTCtgaaaattattctttttctaaGACAATCATGTTTACTTTCACATACAGGTTGTTTAAAAAAAGGGTTCAAGACTTTAAAAGCTTATAGTACTCACCGATAGGTGTAAAAAATATCTAATTTACATGGGCTCTAAAGTCAATCCTTTTgacaaaaaatcgatttttattatttacgaatatttaatactgtgagttTCCCAACGACGCATTGAATGTAAGTATAGGAATTGATTCAGAAAAATATTCAAGGTTGACAACACAAGGTTATTACTAATACTTGCTAAGTTACTTTATTCTTTGTTATACATATTATAGTAAATGTTCGATGTGTTTTCCTTCCGCTACAATGCAAAACTCAATGCTACGAATCGTAGATTGACATACGTGAACGTATTTTTGAATCAATTCCTTTATATACATCGAATGTGCCGTGGAGAAACTCACTCACGGTATCGAATATTCATTATTAATAAAAGTCGATTTTTCGTCAAAAGGATTGATTTTAGGACCATTGTATGTTGATTAGACATTTTCTACTCCTGTCGGTGAGTACTATAAGTCCTTAAAGTCTCGAACTCTTTCTTTTAACACTCTGTATAATCACTGATATTATTGTTTGTGTTAGTTTTATTTCTCAGATAAAATTTCAGTACTGAGATTTATTTAGTAAACAGATGGTTTTAATTTTAATcctgttttattattattctgatcAATTTCACACTTCAGTAAATTAGGTATGATTTGTAAAGTTTACGACAGTTTAACAACAAATTGGGATAATGTTTTAATAGATTAAGTATCATTTGTTTATAACATTTTAGACACTTTATGTTATTTTATGTAAGTGAAACAGGAAGGAGGTTTTCG carries:
- the LOC143179266 gene encoding HUWE1-associated protein modifying stress responses isoform X2, whose translation is MSEDRSEEDPIMDIWYNNWEQQCIEALEAEPDYETQLHNEKELYSQQMWTSFQTTASAIAQLYKDRTQGVSLWLPFQTAAGTVTSLYKDSVDSMRRCSELGTEVGRQKRSKEIMNWARKRRRMIRREDLLAYLAGKPPPPRPHSHSSPKPRMMVCGSPPSQSSTPSMVVAPTPTPGNDPDPELHTFREAIALSGSPMSRRTGRQAELSAFITSEFARHHKRPASHDVDMGSPTHKRSRFM
- the LOC143179266 gene encoding HUWE1-associated protein modifying stress responses isoform X1; amino-acid sequence: MSEDRSEEDPIMDIWYNNWEQQCIEALEAEPDYETQLHNEKELYSQQMWTSFQTTASAIAQLYKDRTQGVSLWLPFQTAAGTVTSLYKDSVDSMRRCSELGTEVGRQKRSKEIMNWARKRRRMIRREDLLAYLAGKPPPPRPHSHRSSPKPRMMVCGSPPSQSSTPSMVVAPTPTPGNDPDPELHTFREAIALSGSPMSRRTGRQAELSAFITSEFARHHKRPASHDVDMGSPTHKRSRFM